The window TCATCAGGTTATTAACTTCTTCCTTTCCCCttttcatctctatctctctctctctctctcctcctctctctctctctctatctctcccctctctctccctctctctctctctctctctctctctctatctatctatctatctatctatctatctatctatctatctatctgtctgtctgtctgtctgtctgtctgtctgtctgtctgtctgtctgtctgtctgtctgtctgtctatctgtctatctgtctatctgtctgtttttctctccctctccccctcactctctctccctctccccctcactctctccctcccctctctcctatctccaggtgcctactctctgtctatctgtgacTGGGATGATGGTAAAGGTGACCATGTCAAGCATTATAAGATCAGGAAGCTGGACAGTGGAGGATATTACATAACAACACGCACACAGTTTGACTCTGTGCAACAGCTGGTGGAGCACTACAAAGGTGTGACTATATAAACgctagggtgtaggggctagggtgtaggggctaggggctagtgtctaggggttagggtgtagggcctagggtgtaggggctagggtgtaggggctaggggctaggggctagtaggggctagggtgtaggggctagggggtAGTGTGTAGGGGCTAGGGGGGAAGTATATAAAAGCTAGGGACTAGGGTGTAGGGCATAGGGGCTAGGAGGGAAGTATATAAAAGCTAGGGTGtaaggtgtagggtttagggcaTAGGGGGATATATATAAAAACTAGGGACTAGGGTGTAGGGGGAAGTGTATAAAAGCTAGGGGCTAGGGTAAAGTGCAGAGGGGGTATGGACTAGGGCTAAAGTATTTAGAGCCtcggggttgtttctggacaagGCCTTTCTCTCTATGTCCAAGTCTTCGGTAAGTCAGGGCCttttttcctttcctctctgtatGTCCAAGGTTTCGGTAAGTCAGggccctgtttcctctcctctctccatgtccaAGTCTTCGGTAAGTCAGGGCCttgtttcctttcctctctctatgtCCAAGTCTTCGGTAAATCAGggccctgtttcctctcctctctccatgtccaAGCCTTCGGTAAGTCAGGGCCCTGTTTCGTTTCCTTCCTCACTTCTATCTCAGTGTCTGTCTGCCCTCTGGTGGTGCAGTCTGTTGTAGCAGCATCtctactatgtgtgtgtgtgctaattcCTGTGTCTGTATGTCCAATATCCATTCTAGCATACTTTAATCATACTATAATCAAGTAATGCATTATCAAGCACATTAAATAAGCAGCTGTGGCTAGACAGCATGGTGTGTCAGTACTACTGGACAGCATGGTGTGTCAGTACTACTGGACAGCATGGTGTGTCAGTACTACTGGACAGCATGGTGTGTCAGTACTATTGGACAGCATGGTGTGTCAGTACTATTGGACAGCATGGTGTGTCAGTACTACTGGACAGCATGGTGTGTCAGTACTACTGGACAGCATGGTGTGTCAGTACTATTGGACAGCATGGTGTGTCAGTACTACTGGACAGCATGGTGTGTCAGTACTACTGGACAGCATGGTGTGTCAGTACTATTGGACAGCATGGTGTGTCAGTACTATTGGACAGCATGGTGTGTCAGTACTACTGGACAGCATGGTGTGTCAGTACTACTGGACAGCATGGTGTGTCAGTACTATTGGACAGCATGGTGTGTCAGTACTACTGGACAGCATGGTGTGTCAGTACTATTGGACAGCATGGTGTGTCAGTACTACTGGACAGCATGGTGTGTCAATACTATTGGACAGCATGGTGTGTCAGTACTACTGGACAGCATGGTGTGTCAGTACTACTGGACAGCATGGTGTGTCAATACTATTGGACAGCATGGTGTGTCAATACTACTGGACAGCATGGTGTGTCAGTACTATTGGACAGCATGGTGTGTCAATACTATTGGACAGCATGGTGTGTCAGTACTACTGGACAGCATGGTGTATAGACAGCATGGTGTATCAGTACTATTAGACAGCATGGTGTATAGACAGCATGGTGTATCAGTACTATTAGACAGCATGGTGTATAGACAGCATGGTGTATCAGTACTATTAGACAGCATGGTGTATAGACAGCATGGTGTATCAGTACGATTAGACAGCATGGTGTATCAGTACTATTAGACAGCATGGTGTATCAGTACTATTAGACAGCATGGTGTATAGACAGCATGGTGTATCAGTACTATTAGACAGCATGGTGTATAGACAGCATGGTGTATCAGTACTATTAGACAGCATGGTGTATGTACTATAGACAGCATGGTGTATCAGTACTATTAGACAGCATGGTGTATAGACAGCATGGTGTATCAGTACTATTAGACAGCATGGTGTATAGACAGCATGGTGTATCAGTACTATTAGACAGCATGGTGTATAGACAGCATGGTGTATCAGTACTATTAGACAGCATGGTGTATCAGTACTATTAGACAGCATGGTGTATAGACAGCATGGTGTATCAGTACTATTAGACAGCATGGTGTATAGACAGCATGGTGTATCAGTACGATTAGACAGCATGGTGTATAGACAGCATGGTGTATCAGTACTATTAGACAGCATGGTGTATCAGTACTATTAGACAGCATGGTGTATAGACAGCATGGTGTATCAGTACTATTGGACAGCATGGTGTATCAGTACTATTAGACAGCATGGTGTATCAGTACTATTAGACAGCATGGTGCGTCAGTACTAATGTTTATATGTTATGTGTCTGTAAGATACACTGCATCACCAAAAGTAAGGGGACACCCTTTCAAATAATGGattcggttatttcagccacacccattgctgtcaagtgtataaaatcgagcacacagccatgcaatctccatagacacaaTTTGGTGGTACAATAACGTTACTGAAGAacacagtgactttcaacatgacaCCGTcagaggatgccacctttccaacaggtcagtttgtaaaatttctgccctgctagagctgccccggtcaactgtaagtgctgaaggtctaggagcaacaacggcttatccttaaagtggtaggccacataagctcacagaacgagaccgccgagtgctgaaacgCGTAGCGCTAGAAAtctccatgattttggaatgagttgtTCAGACAGCTGTccgcatacttttggtcatgtagtgtatctatgttatgtatgttatgttgtgttatgtatgTTAGTACTATTTAGTGGATCAAGTAAAGCATCCTGTTGTATATGTGTTGTATATGTGTTGtatatatgttttatatgtgTTGTATATGTGTTGTATATGTGTTGTATATGTGTTGTATATGTGTTGTATATGTGTTTTATATGTGTTTTATATGTGTTGTATATGTGTTGTATATGTGTTTTATATGTGTTGTATATGTGTTGTATATGTGTTGtatatatgttttatatgtgTTGTATATGTGTTGTATATGTGTTGTATATGTGTTGTATATGTGTTGTATATGTGTTTTATATGTGTTTTATATGTGTTGTATATGTGTTGTATATGTGTTGtatatatgttttatatgtgTTTTATATGTGTTGTATATGTGTTGTATATGTGTTGTATATGTGTTGTATATGTGTTTTATATGTGTTGTATATGTGTTTTATATGTGTTTTATATGTGTTGTATATGTGTTGTATATGTGTTGtatatatgttttatatgtgTTTTATATGTGTTGTATATGTGTTGTATATGTGTTGTATATGTGTTGTATATGTGTTTTATATGTGTTGTATATGTGTTGTATATGTGTTTTATATGTGTTGTATATGTGTTGTATATGTGTTTTATATGTGTTTTTTATGTGTTTGTTGCCTTTGAtctcttcacccccccccccctctctctctctctctctgtctgtctgtttgtctgtctgtctgtctgtctgtctgtctgtctgtctgtctgtctgtctgtctgtctgtctgtctgtctctctccttctctctctctctctctttatcgctatctttccctctctctctgtctctgtctttctctctctctgtctctctcactcccatcagAGCGAGCTGCAGGTCTGTGCTGTAGGTTGATTGGCAGCTGTAGGCGGGGCATGCCTAAGCTTGCGGACCTATCGGTAAAGACCAAGGATGTGTGGGAGATTCCCAGAGAGTCTCTCCAGCTCATTAAGAAGCTGGGCAACGGGCAGTTTGGAGAAGTCTGGATGGGTAGGAACTAGTTCTCTGTCTTTGCATGCCTCTTCATCTCatttaatctccctccctctatccctccctccaccccctcctccctctccactcctaccatcccctccacccctccctcttctaGGCAGTAACGATGGGATGTGTCACTTCTTGACCACGCCCTGTCCCAATTCAACGCCCCTCACCCTGGGTTTGGGGCGGGATGCCTGGGAGGTTGCCCGGGAAACGCTGGCCCTAAACAAGAAGTTGGGTCAGGGCTGCTTCGGAGATGTCTGGATGGGTGAGACCgactgtcaatcaatcaatcagtcaccTTCTTTTACTGTATGTTGAAACACTTCTTACAGTCTGTGTTCCAGAAGGGcttctcagtgtgtctctggATATTCCTAATGCGGTGTTCCCGGTGTCCAGTTCAGTGTTAAAGGGTCTGTGTCTGTCCAGACCAGTGCTGTTCTGTGTCAGTGATAAAGGGTCTGTGTCTGTCCAGACCAGTGCTGTTCTGTGTCAGTGATAAAGGGTCTGTGTCTGTCCAGACCAGTGCTGTTCTGTGTCAGTGATAAAGGGTCTGTGTCTGTCCAGACCAGGAGGTGTTTTACTGGTCCAGCTTCATGTGCTACTGTAGTTTCATGCTGgtactccttctctcctcccctccttcctcccctccctcctcccttctctcctccctctcctctcctcccctctcctctcttcccctcattcctcacctccctcctcccctctcctctctcctctgctcttctccgttccctccttccctccctccacccctctctgttcccttccctcctcctctctctcctctatccttccctctctcctccccactctcctcccctcccttctctccttcccaccctcctcccttctctccttccctgtctcctaccttctctcctcccttctctcctcccctccctcctcccttctcacctcccttctctcctccctcccctcctctccttccctccttccttcctccctcctctccttctctcctcctctccctcctctccttccctccttccctccttcctctccttccctccttcctctccttccctcctctccttccttccctcctctccttccctcccttctcccctccctcctctcctcccttctctccttccctctctcccaattGTTACCCCACCCTGCCTCCTCCATGCATGACCTCATCATCACTCTTTTAATGTGTGTACTATATaactctgtgtgtgcgtgtgtatataggtgtgcgtgtgtatataattgtgtgtgtgtgtgtgtgtgtgtgtgtgtgtgtgtgtgtgtgtgtgtatgtcaggtaTGTGGAACGGCGCCACCAAGGTAGCAGTGAAGACGTTGAAGCCAGGCACCATGTCTCCAGAGGCCTTCCTAGAAGAGGCTCAGATCATGAAGAGACTGAGACATGACAAGCTGGTGCAGCTGTACGCTGTGGTCTCTGAAGAACCCATCTATATCATCACAGAGTTCATGAGCCTAGGTGCTGCAGCATGCACACACATCTAAGCTGGAAagcttgcgcacacacacacacacacacacacacacacacactcactcactcacacacacactaactcacacacacacacacacacacacacacacacacacacacacacacacacacacacacacacacacacacacacacacacacacacacacacacacacacacacacacacacacacacacacacacacacacacacacacacacacacacacacacacacacacacacacacacacacacacgttttcacAATGATTTCTGACATGTATTCAACTGTGTATACTGCAGGAAGCCTACTGGACTTCTTGAaggatggggaaggagggaaTCTGAAGCTGCCTCAACTGGTGGATATGGCTGCACAGGTCAGAACACACAACCACCGTCTCGGTCAACCCCGTCTCGGTCAACCCCCGTCTCGGTCAACCACCATCTCGGTCAACCCCGTCTCGGTCAACCCCTGTCTCGGTCAACCCCCGTCTCTGTCAGGTCAACCCCCGTCTCTGTCAGGTCAACCCCCGTCTCGGTCAACCACCGTCTCGGTCAACCACCGTCTTGGTCAACCACCATCTCGGTCAACCACCGTCTCGGTCAACCACCGTCTCGGTCAACCACTGTCTCGGTCAGGTCAACCACTGTCTCGGTCAGGTCAACCACCGTCTTGGTCAACCACTGTCTTGGTCAGGTCAACCACTGTCTCGGTCAGGTCAACCACTGTCTCGGTCAGGTCAACCACCGTCTTGGTCAACCACTGTCTTGGTCAGGTCAACCACTGTCTCGGTCAGGTCAACCACTGTCTCGGTCAGGTCAACCACCGTCTCGGTCAACCACTGTCTCGGTCAACCACCGTCTCGGTCAACCACCGTCTCGGTCAGGTCAACCACCATCTCGGTCAGGTCAACCACCGTCTCGGTCAACCACCGTCTCGGTCAGGTCAACCCCCGTCTCGGTCAGGTCAACCCCCCGTCTTGGTCAGGTCAACCACCGTCTTGGTCAACTCCCGTCTCGGTCAACCACCGTCTCGGTCAACCACCGTCTCGGTCAACCCCCATCTTGACCACGTTCCTCTGGTGGTCGGGGTCGAGCGCTGGTGCCACCTCACACTCTGCTGCAGGTGGGACAAGTGGGGATGAAGGGCACCTCTAACacttcctcctgtgtgtgtgtgtgtgtgtgtgcgtgcatgcgtgcgtgcgtgtgtgtgtgtgcgtgtacatagATAGCGGCAGGCATGGCGTATATAGAGCGAATGAACTACATCCATCGTGATCTGCGAGCGGCTAACATTCTGGTCGGGGAAAATCTGGTGTGCAAGATCGCTGACTTTGGTCTGGCCAGACTCATAGAGGACAATGAGTACACTGCCAGACAAGGTAAGAGAGAGTGTGGCAACTCTTGATGAGAACAGgacttcataaatacatttgattgattgattgattgattttacaGGAGCCAAGTTCCCCATCAAGTGGACTGCTCCTGAAGCAGCTCTATACGGGCGTTTCACCATCAAGTCTGACGTGTGGAGCTTTGGTATCCTGCTCACTGAGCTCATCACAAAGGGACGCGTACCTTACCCAGGTAGGTGGGCGTGTCTtactctctcccttctttttTCCAGACATGGGATATGTGTTACTAAACATCTCTGtgcagtggcaagaaaaagtatgtgaaccctttggaattacctcgatttctgcataaattggtcataaaatgtgatctgatcttcatctaagtcacaacaatagacaaacacagtctgcttacaCTAATAAAACACAGACAATGATATgttgtcatgtctttattgaacacaccgtgtaaacattcacagtgcagggtgggaaaagtatgtgaacccctggatttaataactggttgaccctcctttagCAGCAATAACCTTAACCAAACGTTTTCAGTAGTGGCgtatcagacctgcacaacggtcaggaggaattttggaccattcctctttacaaaacttgGAATAttattgggatgtctggtgtgaaccgctcccttgaggtcatgccacaacatctcaatcgggttgaggtcaggactctgactggtccactccagaaggtgtattttcttctgttgaagccattctgttgttgatttacttctgtgttttgggttgttgtcctgttgcatcacccaacttctgttgagcttcgattggtggacagatagcctaacattctcctgcaaaatgtcttgataaacttgggaattcccTTTTCTGTTgacgatagcaagctgtccaggccccgaggcagcaaagcagccccaaaccatgatgctccctccaccatactttacagttgggatgaggtttcgATGTTGGTTTGCTGTGCCTtgttttctccacacatagtgttgtgtgttccttccaaacaactcaactttagtttcatttgtccacagaatattttgccagtagcgctgtggaacatccaggggCACTTttacaaacttcagacgtgcagcaatgttttttttagcagcaatggcttcttccgtggtgtcctcacatgaacaccattcttgtttagtgttttacgtatcgtagactcggcaacagagatgttagcatgttccagagatttctgtaagtctttagctgacactctaggattcttcttaacttcgttgagcattctgcactgtgttCTCGTAGTCctctttgcaggacagccactcctagggagaatagcaacagtgctgaactttctccttTTATAGACAatgtgtcttaccgtggactgatgctTTTAGAGATAGTTTTGTAAACCTTTCCAGATTTAttcaagtcaacaattcttaatcttaggtcttctgagatctcttttgttggAGGCATGGTTGACATCAGgctagcaaactcaaattttgtgagtgtttttttatagggcaaggcagctctaaccaacatctccaatctcctGAACCCAatgagcttttggagaagtcattagcctagtggttcaacatacagtcgtggcaaaaaggttttgagaatgacacaaatatacattttcagtctgctgcctcagtttgtatgatggcaatttgcatatactccagaatgttatgaagagtgataagatgaattgcaattaattgtaaagtccctctttgccatgcaaatgaactgaatccccaaaaaccaTTTCcaatgcatttcagccctgccacaaaaggaccagctgacatcatgtcagtgattctctcgttaacacaggtgtgagtgttgacaaggacaaggctggagatcactctgtcatgctgattgagtttgaataacagactggaagcttcaaaaggagggtggtgcttggaataatTGTTCAtcctctgtcaaccatgcttacctgcaaggaaacacgtgctgtcatcattgctttgcaaaaaaagggcttcacaggcaaggatattgctgccagtaagattgcacctaaatcaaccatttattggatcatcaagaacttcaaggagcacggttcaattgttgtgacgaaggcttcagggcgccctagaaagtccagcaagcgccaggaccgtctcctaaagttgattcagctgcgggatcagggcaccaccagtacagagcttgctcaggaatggcagcaggcaggtgtgagtgcatctgcatgcacagtgaggcgaagacttttggaggatggcctggtgtcaagaagggcagcaaagaagccacttctcttcaggaaaaacatcagggacagactgatattctgcaaaaggtacagagattggactgctgagaactggggtaaagtcattttctctgataaatcccctttccgattgtttggggaatctggaaaaaagcttgtccggagaagacaaggtgagtgctaccatcagtcctgtgtcatgctaacagtaaagcatcctgagaccattcgtgtgtggggttgcttctcagccaagggagtgggctcactcacaattctgCCTAAGAActcagccatgaataaagaatgggaccagcacatcctccgagagcaacttctcccaaccatccaggaacagtttggcgatgaacaatgccttttccagcatgatggagcaccttgccataaggcaaaagtgataactaagtggctcagggaacaaaacatcaatattttgggtccatggccaggaaactccccagaccttaatcccattgagaaattgtgatcaatcctcaagaggcgggtggacaaacaaaaccccacaaattctgacaaactccaagcattgattatgcaagaatgggctgccatcagtcaggatgtggcccagaagttaattgacagcatgccagggtggattgcagaggtcttgaaaaagaagggtcaacactgcaaatattgactctttgcatcagcttcatgtaattgtcaataaaagcctttgacacttatgaaatgcttgtaattatacttcagtattccatagtaacatctgacaaaaatatctaaagacactgaagcagcaaactttgtgaaaattaatatttgtgtcattctcaaaacttttggccacgactgtacactgtgaatgtttaaacgaTGTATTCAAtgtagacaagaaaaatacaataatttgtgtgttattaattttatgaccaatttatatAGAAATCtgggtaattccaaagggttcacatactttttctgtctctttctcttttctctctctttctccctctctaccactccctctccctcctcttctctaggTATGAATAACCGCGAGGTCCTGGAGCAGGTGGAGAGAGGCTACAGGATGCCCTGTGCGGTGGGTTGTCCTGCCTCCCTCCATGAGCTGATGGTACAGTGTTGGCGCAGAGAGGCGGACGAGAGACACACCTTTGAATACCTGCAGGGCTTCCTGGAGGACTACTTTACTGCTACTGAACCCCAGTACCAGCCTGGAGAGAACCTGTGACCAcgctcacacgcacacgcacatacaaACACGAGtgttcacagacagacactcactcacataaatacagacacacacacacacacacacagtttttgtAGGCTGTAGCGTGCCAGATTGTGCCTTAAATCTTTACTCAGTGTGatatgatgacgatgatgatgatgatgatgatgatgatgtcttcACTTCCAATGCTTTTTACTCTTTAACCATCTttcatgtcaaagtggatttttaCTGTAATCCTTTCTTAaatctgttttttctttgtctgaGTTTCTGAATCTGGCGGGTAAATGCTGCCAGAGGCGTGCTGCCCATAGGGGGCACGTGTCCCCTCAAAGAATGTGCCCTGTTTAAAAACATTTAAGaaataaaattatatatatatattgttgttgtttctctgtaataccaCTAGCCACCTAGAAATGTTATGTAGTCTTTAGTCTTTAGTCTTTAGTTAGCCCAGCtttcccaacctcataactaactaccaagaagccatttcagacTATCagtcaagttagagtagctagcttgtttgtcttagctggcatgcctgctgtcAAGGTTGGTGGACGTTAGAAAAGCCAGCTATAACTACATGTATTGAATAAGACTCACAGTCTGTTACCCAGATTTGAGCAgacatgcagagaagaatgttgCAGATGTTAGAAATAGGCCTAGCTTGTGCATCATTATCActagctatcactagctatcaCTAGCTATTACTAGCTATTACTGGCTATCACTAGCTATTACTAGCTATTACTGGCTATCACTAGCTATCACTAGCTATTACTGGCTATCACTAGCTATTACTAGCTATCACTAGCTATTACTAGCTATTACTGGCTATCACTAGCTATTACTAGCTATTACTAGCTATTACTGGCTATCACTAGCTATTACTAGCTATTACTGGCTATCActagctatcactagctatcactagctatcaCTAGCTATTACTAGCTATTACTGGCTATCACTAGCTATTACTGGCTATTACTAGCTATTACTAGCTATTACTGGCTATCACTAGCTATTACTGGCTATCACTAGCTATTACTGGCTATCACTAGCTATTACTAGCTATCACTAGCTATTACTGGCTATTACTAGCTATTACTAGCTATTACTGGCTATTACTAGCTATTACTAGCTATTACTGGCTATTACTAGCTATCACTAGCTATTACTGGCTATCACTGGCTATTACTGGCTATCACTAGCTATTACTGGCTATCACTAGCTATTACTGCTATCACTAGCTATTACTGGCTATCACTAGCTATTACTGGCTATTACTAGCTATTACTAGCTATTACTGGCTATCACTAGCTATCACTAGCTATTACTAGCTATTACTAGCTATCACTAGCTATTACTGGCTATTACTAGCATTATTACTAGCTATTACTGGCTATCACTAGCTATTACTAGCTATTACTGGCTATCACTAGCTATTACTAGCTATTACTAGCTATTACTAGCTATTACTGGCTATCACTAGCTATTACTAGCTATCACTAGCTATTACTGGCTATCACTAGCTATTACTAGCTATTCACTAGCTATTACTAGCTATTACTGGCTATTACTAGCTATTACTGGCTATCACTAGCTATTACTGGCTATTACTAGCTATTACTAGCTATTACTGGCTATCACTAGCTATTACTAGCTATTACTGGCTATCACTAGCTATTACTGGCTATCACTGGCTATCACTGGCTATTACTAGCTATTACTAGCTATCACTAGCTATTACTAGCTATTACTGGCTATCACTAGCTATTACTAGCTATTACTAGCTATTActagctatcactagctatcaCTAGCTATTACTAGCTATTACTGGCTATCACTAGCTATTACTAGCTATTACTGGCTATCActagctatcactagctatcactagctatcactagctattactggctatcactagctattactagctatcactagctatcaCTAGCTATTACTGGCTATCACTAGCTATTACTAGCTATTACTGGCTATCACTAGCTATTACTAGCTATTACTAGCTATCACTAGCTATTACTAGCTATTACTGGCTATCACTAGCTATTACTAGCTATTACTGGCTATCACTAGCTATTACTAGCTATTACTGGCTATCACTAGCTATTACTAGCTATTACTGGCTATCActagctatcactagctatcactagctattactagctatcactagctattactagctatcactagctatcactagctattactagctatcactagctatcactagctatcaCTAACTAACAGGGAAGAAATCCGAGGTGCGAGCACGGAGCGTGACTGGGCCAAGCTAGAGCagcttgtgaagttgctggagccGTTCGCAATCCACACCGACTTCAAACTGACAGCCGGTCACTGTCTGATGTGGTACCGGGCCGTCTCAACCTCGAGTCACACTTGCAGTCAACTACTGTTGCAAAACAGTTGGCACTGGTCCTCCTGAAGTCACTGCTTGAGCGCTTTGCATGCATACTGAATCCTCAAACTTCAATCCTCACTCTACAGCAGCTTGCTCAACATAGATGGAGCTGATGAGGGAAGCAGAGTCTATTGTACTTCAGCAAAGTACAGCCATGGAGCAGCAGGACCCACAGCAAGATGTCAGCACGTTGAATCCAGCAAGCATCTCGTCCACAGTTCTTCAGAAATATAGTTTCCTCGTAGGATAGTCCAGAGGGTCTCCCCTGGCAGGGCATTGTGTCCTGTATGAGCTGTGGAAATACCTGGAAGAGGTAAAGCTGGGCATGTTTACAGAGTCACCGCTCCAGTTCAAGGATGGCTGTTCATCCAAAGCTGTGACCTCTGGCACTGGATCTGGTTTTCTGCCCCTGCATCCCAAGCATTCGTGGAGAGGATAGTCTCTGTCTGTGGACAACTGTCATCCGGCATGAGATTCCGAACGACCACCTCT of the Oncorhynchus tshawytscha isolate Ot180627B linkage group LG31, Otsh_v2.0, whole genome shotgun sequence genome contains:
- the LOC112229418 gene encoding proto-oncogene tyrosine-protein kinase Yrk isoform X1, with product MGCAHCKQYNAAAKAAEVSDPSPSNSPGGGVSTVLALPLYHPDPTHQTIPDFNKPFGSACFPNTNTQPRAGVITGGGVTLFIALYDYDARTEDDLFFQKGEKFHILNNTEGDWWEARSLNTGISGYIPSNYVAPVDSIQAEEWYFGKMGRKDAERQLLGQGNPRGTFLIRESETTIGAYSLSICDWDDGKGDHVKHYKIRKLDSGGYYITTRTQFDSVQQLVEHYKERAAGLCCRLIGSCRRGMPKLADLSVKTKDVWEIPRESLQLIKKLGNGQFGEVWMGMWNGATKVAVKTLKPGTMSPEAFLEEAQIMKRLRHDKLVQLYAVVSEEPIYIITEFMSLGSLLDFLKDGEGGNLKLPQLVDMAAQIAAGMAYIERMNYIHRDLRAANILVGENLVCKIADFGLARLIEDNEYTARQGAKFPIKWTAPEAALYGRFTIKSDVWSFGILLTELITKGRVPYPGMNNREVLEQVERGYRMPCAVGCPASLHELMVQCWRREADERHTFEYLQGFLEDYFTATEPQYQPGENL
- the LOC112229418 gene encoding proto-oncogene tyrosine-protein kinase Yrk isoform X2 → MGCAHCKQYNAAAKAAEVSDPSPSNSPGGGVSTVLALPLYHPDPTHQTIPDFNKPFGSACFPNTNTQPRAGVITGGGVTLFIALYDYDARTEDDLFFQKGEKFHILNNTEGDWWEARSLNTGISGYIPSNYVAPVDSIQAEEWYFGKMGRKDAERQLLGQGNPRGTFLIRESETTIGAYSLSICDWDDGKGDHVKHYKIRKLDSGGYYITTRTQFDSVQQLVEHYKGSNDGMCHFLTTPCPNSTPLTLGLGRDAWEVARETLALNKKLGQGCFGDVWMGMWNGATKVAVKTLKPGTMSPEAFLEEAQIMKRLRHDKLVQLYAVVSEEPIYIITEFMSLGSLLDFLKDGEGGNLKLPQLVDMAAQIAAGMAYIERMNYIHRDLRAANILVGENLVCKIADFGLARLIEDNEYTARQGAKFPIKWTAPEAALYGRFTIKSDVWSFGILLTELITKGRVPYPGMNNREVLEQVERGYRMPCAVGCPASLHELMVQCWRREADERHTFEYLQGFLEDYFTATEPQYQPGENL